The DNA window CGGGGGACGTCCGATGCGCCGCAGCGCCGCATGGACGACGCCGTCGGGCGCGACGCCGAGCTCGACGAGCGTGACGCCGAGCGACGGGCCGAGACGCGCCAGCGCGACGCGGGCGCGCCCGCGTCGCCGCGCGCCGTCGCCGCGAGCAGCATGCCGCCGGGCGAGCGCCGCCACGGGCGGCGCCAGCGCGGCCGCGTCGGCGGCGTCGAGCGCGACGTACCCACGCGAGCGAGCCCGGCCGGGCCGACGCGGCGGCGGCCGCGTCCCCGCCGACGCCGCACGCGTAGCGCGTGGTCATGCCGGCGGCGAGTCCCGCCGGCTCGCACGCCGCGAGATCGGCCAGCAGCACGCAGCGCCCGAGCGTCACCGGGCCCGGCGCGTCGGCGGGATCGAGACGCAGGCGTCGCACCACCCCGGCCGCCGCCCATCCCGTCTCCGCGAGGTCGACGACGAGCGTGCGCACGGCGCCGTCCGCGGGGATCGCGACGCGCAGGCTCGCCGCTTCGCCGAAGCCGCCGCCCGCGTCCCAGAAGAGCTGCACCGTCCCCTGCCCGTCCCCCGCCTCGAGGCCGACGCGCAGCACGAGCCAGCGCCACGCGGCCGCCTCGAGCGCGACCGGCGGGCTGGTGAGCGAGGGATCGCCCCCCTCGGCGACGAAGCGGCCGGCGTCGCGGCGCGCGAGCTGCTGGCCGGTCCAGCCGTCCCAGCCGGCGGCGTCGGGCGCGAGCGCCGCCATGACGCCCGGCCTCAGTCGCGGAGGACCGCGGGCCGTGCGCGTCGAGCGTCGCGAGCACCGCCTCGGCCGCCTCGGACGCGACCGGCTCGACGACGACCGCGCCCGGCGGCGCCGGCGGCGCGACCGGCACCCGGCGCGCAGGAAGCCCCACGCCCGCCGTGCCCGCTCCGCCGCGTTCGGCGCCGGCGCCCGGCGCGCGCCCGCTCCTCCGGCTCGAGCGACAGCGGCGGCGGCTCCGGCCCCGTCGCCCGGCCCGCGCGCGGCGCGAGCAGCGCGGCCAGCCGGCCCGCATGCGCCGCGAAGGTGTGATGGTGCAGCACCGTCGCGCGGGCACGCCGGCCCACGGCGTCGCCCTCGACGGGATCGAGCCCGCGCTCGAGCGCGTCGACCCACGCGTCGTGGCCCTCGGCGAGGAAGCCGTCGACGGCCGGCGTGATCGCGTCGCGGAACGCCTCCACCGGGCTCGCGACGATCGGCAGGCCGAGGATGCCGGCCTCGAAGAACTTGAGCGCGCTCTTGCCGTCGGTGAACGCGTTGCGCACGGCGACCGGGGCCACCGCGAGCGCGCAGCGCGCCAGCGTCCACGGATAGACGCGCCAGTCCTGGTACGGGATGCGCACCACCTGCGCCGCGACCGGGCGCAGCGCCGGCGGCAGCTCGACGAAGCCGCCGAGGTGGAGTCGGCGCTCGGGGCGGCGCGCGAGCACCTCGGCGAGCGCGGGGCCGATCGCCTCGAGGTCGCGGTCGTGCGTGTTCGAGCCGGCGCCGTACGTGATCGCGGTGCGGTGGCGCGGCCGCAGGCGCAGCAGCCGGCGCGCCGTGGCCTCGTACTCCGGCGGCAGCAGGTTCGGGTGGACGTGGGCCGGCTTGCCGAGCGCTGCCGCCAGCCGCGCGAGCGCGGGCGTCGTGCCGAGGAACGCGTCGCAGGCGTCGAAGGTGCGCCGCAGGCGGCCGAAGCGCTCGTGGTACTCGCGGCGCGCCGCCGGCGGCAGGTCCACGAGGAAGTGCAGCAGGGGCTCTACCGAGGGATCGAAGATCAGGTCGTCGATCTCGAAGACCAGGCGGGCGCCGGCCGCGCGGGCGGCGTCGACCACCGCCGCCACGGCGTCGCTCCAGCGCAGGCGGAAGAGGACGACGACCGAGTACGCCGGCAGCGCCGCGCGCAGCGCGGGATCGTGCAGGTGGTAGACGTTGGCCGGCACGCCCGCGGCGCGGAGCTGCTGCACGCCGTGGCGACAACGGTAGCGGTACGAGGCGTCCCAGTCGTCGGTGACCCAGCAGACGCGCAGCCCCACGGCCGCGCCATCAGGCACCCCGTGCTCCCTCGCTCTCCCGGCGGTACGCGTGCAGCCAACGGACCGTCATGGCGGAGGTGCGACTACCAGATCGATCCCGCGCCCGCCAACGCACGGGGCCTGGGGGCACGTCGCCGCCCGGCGGCCGGCGGTCCCGGCCATCGTCGGCGGCGAGGACCCGGTCTGCATGACCGCGTTGCGGGAACGCGCGTCGACGTGACCCACGAGCTGCCGGCATCCCGTGCACAAGGGGATGCCGCCGAGGGACGACTCGATCTGCATGACGATCTCGGCGGACGCGATGAGCTCATTCTCGAGCTACGCTTGTGCGCCACGAACGAGCGGATCGTCCGCTGGTCACCGGGAATGGACTGGGGCGGCGTTCGAGACGATCCGACGCACCTCCGCGCCCCTCAGCTCCTGCTTTGCAGCGAGACGATCGGCAACGGCCTCGATCGTCTTCCAACGTAGCGCTACCAGTCGTTCGGTCCTGGCCGTGAGACGTTCGAGGACCAGATGACGGTCGAGGCCGAGCAACATGCCGACGTGCTGGTTGACCCGCGGATTCACGTGCCACGCGCCGGGTGGCGGCTTCGCCACCCGCACCCGGCCGCGCTCATCCACGTGGCAGGCGAGGTCTACCATCATCTCCTGCTGGACGAGGCGCTGCCAACGCCTGTTCTGGA is part of the bacterium genome and encodes:
- a CDS encoding glycosyltransferase: MPDGAAVGLRVCWVTDDWDASYRYRCRHGVQQLRAAGVPANVYHLHDPALRAALPAYSVVVLFRLRWSDAVAAVVDAARAAGARLVFEIDDLIFDPSVEPLLHFLVDLPPAARREYHERFGRLRRTFDACDAFLGTTPALARLAAALGKPAHVHPNLLPPEYEATARRLLRLRPRHRTAITYGAGSNTHDRDLEAIGPALAEVLARRPERRLHLGGFVELPPALRPVAAQVVRIPYQDWRVYPWTLARCALAVAPVAVRNAFTDGKSALKFFEAGILGLPIVASPVEAFRDAITPAVDGFLAEGHDAWVDALERGLDPVEGDAVGRRARATVLHHHTFAAHAGRLAALLAPRAGRATGPEPPPLSLEPEERARAGRRRRTRRSGHGGRGASCAPGAGRAAGAAGRGRRRAGRVRGGRGGARDARRARPAVLRD